From Cryobacterium sp. GrIS_2_6:
CGACCAGGAGCGCGGCGAGGGCCTCGGCCGGGTCGGTGCCGCCGGCATCCGTCGCCGTCATCACATCAGGGTCGGGACCGTCGGACGCACCTCGACGACGCCGTTCCAGGCGGCGGGGATCGCGGCCGCGTGCCGGATCGCCTCGTCGAGGCTGTCGCACTCGAGCAGGTAAAAGCCGGTCAGGGCCTCTGTGGTCTCGGCGTACGGGCCGTCGCCGATGACGACGTCGCCGCCCTTGCCGCCGGTGACCCGCACGGTCGTTGCGGTCTGGGTCGGGTAGAGCGCGGCACCGCCGCGGATCACCGCCTCGGCATCCCGGCCGAATCTCCGACAACTGTTGCCGCTGCGGGAACAGATGCGGTGACGGCGGGATCGGAACGGGAGGGGCGCGGGGGGGGCAACCGGTAGACTGGACGCGCCAAGCATCCGCTATCTCTGGGAGAACGCCACGTGACCGCAGTTACAACCACCCCCTCCCGCGGCATCGCCGACACCGTCGCGAACGCGATCGCCACCCCGGACAAGGACCAGCCCTTCG
This genomic window contains:
- a CDS encoding YciI family protein, producing MIRGGAALYPTQTATTVRVTGGKGGDVVIGDGPYAETTEALTGFYLLECDSLDEAIRHAAAIPAAWNGVVEVRPTVPTLM